One genomic region from Cardiocondyla obscurior isolate alpha-2009 linkage group LG01, Cobs3.1, whole genome shotgun sequence encodes:
- the Uros1 gene encoding uroporphyrinogen-III synthase, translating into MKFNSLNCKTSVDVMARGEDKIVVLCKGLSEKSDRQETYIETLESAGYTCECLQTLRFEFINISQLQECLSAVDRYSGLILTSPRTVEAVALAARKDASILDQWKQMPAYCVGPATDSLARSQLNLQHCIGSQSGNSKRLAEKIVLDTKKDSKPLLYPCSEIARDTISSIIGDSGILIKKIVVYKTLESETLEHELPKMLEKSSTFVFFSPSTVKYIKDQLRSSCKKNIKDIKAIAIGPVTKDALINSGFSVFATADKPEPAALMHAITVSESTENLT; encoded by the exons ATGAAATTCAATTCGTTGAATTGCAAAACTTCTGTTGATGTAATGGCTAGAGGTGAGGACAAAATAGTGGTGTTATGTAAAGGATTGTCTGAAAAGAGTGACAGACAGGAGACGTACATTGAAACATTGGAATCAGCTGGCTACACTTGCGAATGTTTACAAACTTTGAGATtcgaatttataaatatctctcAATTGCAAGAGTGTTTGTCAGCAGTTGATAGATACAGTG GTTTAATATTGACAAGTCCTCGTACAGTCGAAGCCGTTGCACTGGCCGCGAGAAAAGATGCCAGTATTCTGGACCAGTGGAAACAGATGCCAGCGTACTGTGTGGGACCTGCAACAGATTCTCTTGCAAGAAGTCAACTTAACTTGCAACATTGTATAGGCAGTCAGTCTGGCAACTCAAAACGACTTGCCGAGAAAATTGTTCTCGACACAAAGAAAGATTCGAAACCACTATTATATCCATGTAGCGAAATAGCGCGTGATACTATATCGTCTATTATCGGAGATAgtggaattttaataaaaaaaattgtagtttATAAAACATTAGAGAGCGAAACGCTTGAACATGAGTTGCCAAAGATGCTTGAAAAATCTAGTACGTTTGTCTTTTTTAGTCCATCtacagtaaaatatattaaagatcAACTGAGGagttcttgtaaaaaaaatatcaaagataTAAAAGCGATAGCGATAGGACCTGTAACAAAAGATGCGTTAATTAACTCAGGTTTTAGTGTGTTTGCCACTGCAGATAAGCCTGAACCTGCAGCTTTGATGCATGCGATCACAGTTAGTGAATCTACAGAAAATTTAACctaa
- the Rpl17 gene encoding large ribosomal subunit protein uL22, with the protein MGRYSHEPVNQTKSCKARGSNLRVHFKNTHETARAVKSMTLRRAQKYLKNVVEHKECVPFRRFNGGVGRCAQAKQFGTTQGRWPKKSAEFLLQLLKNAESNADYKGLDVDRLVIEHIQVNHAPCLRRRTYRAHGRINPYMSSPCHIEVILTEKEDVVAKATEEEPSKKKLSKKKLARQKEKMMRE; encoded by the exons ATGGGTCGCTACTCCCACGAGCCGGTCAATCAGACCAAGTCGTGTAAGGCACGCGGCTCCAATCTTCGCGTGCACTTCAAG AACACTCATGAGACTGCACGTGCTGTCAAAAGTATGACTCTGCGGAGGGCGCAGAAGTATCTAAAAAACGTCGTCGAACACAAGGAATGCGTTCCTTTCCGTCGATTCAACGGTGGTGTCGGCAGGTGCGCTCAAGCCAAACAATTTGGCACCACGCAAG gtCGTTGGCCTAAAAAGTCTGCAGAATTTCTGCTGCAACTTTTGAAAAATGCCGAAAGTAATGCAGATTACAAGGGACTTGATGTTGATCGTCTTGTGATTGAGCATATTCAGGTGAATCATGCACCTTGCCTTCGAAGAAGAACATACAGAGCTCATGGTCGCATAAATC CTTATATGAGCTCGCCTTGTCACATTGAGGTGATATTAACGGAGAAAGAAGACGTTGTGGCAAAAGCCACAGAGGAAGAACCatcgaaaaagaaacttaGCAAGAAAAAGCTTGCTAGACAAAAGGAAAAGATGATGAGGGAATAA
- the LOC139101715 gene encoding TBC1 domain family member 13: MSILRKRLSEFDDVLDADEIDTTSLSKICFHGIPDEPGSLRPLCWKLLLNYLPPVKSSWVETLKRKRELYNTFIEDLIVMPGESNNDDKERVDVTLHDHPLNLNPDSKWQTYFKDNEVLLQIDKDVRRLCPDISFFQQGTDYPCEKIVNANGQQRLHHRVQHTVLKSANVERKGLGVTKIAVSVRKATEDYAPLAEGGEAHWEVLERILFIYAKLNPGQGYVQGMNEIVGPIYHAFACDPDPTWRKHAEADTFFCFTNLMAEIRDFFIKTLDEAEFGINSMMSKLTNQVRVNDSEIWLRLHQQELCPQYYSFRWLTLLLSQEFPLPDVMRIWDSLFADENRFNFLIHICCAMILLLRDQLLAGDFAANVKLLQNFPSMDIQIVLSKAAALAGKTL, encoded by the exons ATGAGCATCCTGCGAAAGAG ATTGAGCGAGTTTGACGACGTTCTTGACGCGGATGAGATAGACACAACCAGCCTCAGTAAAATATGTTTCCACG gCATACCTGATGAGCCTGGTAGCTTGAGGCCTTTGTGTTGGAAGCTGCTGTTAAACTATCTGCCACCGGTCAAATCTAGTTGGGTTGAAACTCTGAAACGCAAAAGAGAATtgtataatacttttattg AGGATCTCATTGTTATGCCTGGAGAATCAAATAATGATGATAAAGAAAGAGTTGATGTAACACTACATGATCATCCGCTCAATTTAAATCCAGACAGCAAGTGGCAAACGTACTTTAAAGATAACGAAGTCTTACTTCAGATTGATAAGGATGTTAG aCGACTATGTCCAGACATATCATTTTTCCAACAAGGTACGGATTATCCGTGTGAAAAGATAGTAAATGCTAACGGCCAGCAACGTTTACATCACAGAGTACAGCATACAGTACTAAAAAGTGCGAATGTTGAAAGGAAAGGCTTAGGAGTAACCAAG ATAGCGGTGTCTGTCAGAAAGGCTACGGAAGATTATGCGCCATTGGCCGAAGGTGGTGAGGCACACTGGGAAGTTTTAGAAAGAATACTCTTTATATATGCTAAGTTGAATCCCGGCCAAGGTTACGTACAGGGAATGAATGAAATAGTCGGACCTATATATCATGCATTTGCTTGCGATCCAGACCCTACGTGGAGAA AACACGCCGAGGCCGAcacatttttctgttttactaATCTAATGGCTGAAATACGtgatttctttataaaaacatTGGACGAGGCTGAATTTGGAATTAATTCGATGATGAGCAAACTGACCAATCAAGTTCGAGTTAATGATTCTGAGATTTGGCTGCGTCTGCATCAACAAGAGCTATGTCCGCAATACTACAGCTTTag ATGGTTGACGCTCCTCCTCTCGCAAGAGTTTCCCCTACCGGATGTTATGAGGATATGGGATTCATTATTTGCTGATGAGAACAGATTCAATTTCCTCATACATATCTGCTGTGCCATGATCCT attaTTGAGGGATCAATTATTGGCCGGCGACTTTGCTGCAAACGTTAAACTCTTACAG AATTTCCCCTCGATGGACATTCAGATCGTGCTCTCTAAAGCTGCTGCTCTGGCAGGCaagacattataa
- the Ari-1 gene encoding E3 ubiquitin-protein ligase ariadne-1, producing MDSEEETLYDDVDSGNESSGDDVDFAMEIESGNPRERATDVDEYPFEVLSTEEIVQHMVDSIKEVNTVVEIPATTTRILLNHFKWDKEKLMERFYDGDQEKLFAEARVINPFRKGPLISRSRSSQSSLMNPKRPTNGTEECGICFMILPSSMMTGLECGHRFCTGCWGEYLTTKIMEEGVGQTIACAAHACDILVDDASVMRLVKDSKVKLKYQHLITNSFVECNRLLRWCPSPDCNNAIKVQYVEARPVTCKCGHIFCFHCGENWHDPVKCHLLRKWIKKCDDDSETSNWIAANTKECPKCNVTIEKDGGCNHMVCKNQNCKTEFCWVCLGPWEPHGSSWYNCNRYDEEEAKVARDAQEKSRSALQRYLFYCNRYMNHMQSLKFESKLYASVKEKMEEMQQHNMSWIEVQFLKKAVDILCSCRQTLMYTYVFAYYVKKNNQSVIFEDNQKDLESATECLSEYLERDITSENLADIKQKVQDKYRYCDSRRKVLLEHVHEGYEKEWWDYKE from the exons ATGGATTCGGAGGAGGAAACGCTTTATGACGACGTCGACTCCGGTAACGAGTCAAGCGGCGACGATGTTGATTTTGCTATGGAAATCGAGTCTGGTAATCCTCGAGAACGGGCTACCGACGTTGATGAATATCCTTTCGAGGTGCTCTCCACAGAAGAGATTGTGCAGCACATGGTTGACTCCATAAAGGAAGTCAATACTGTTGTCGAA ATACCAGCTACCACCacacgtattttattaaatcactTTAAATGGGATAAAGAGAAGCTGATGGAACGATTTTACGATGGTGATCAAGAAAAGTTATTTGCAGAGGCACGTGTCATTAATCCGTTTAGAAAGGGACCTTTGATAAGCAGAAGTCGATCTTCTCAGAGTTCTCTGATGAAT CCTAAAAGACCAACAAATGGAACAGAGGAATGTGGAATCTGTTTTATGATCTTGCCATCCtca ATGATGACTGGTCTGGAATGTGGACATCGTTTCTGTACTGGTTGCTGGGGAGAATATTTGACAACCAAAATCATGGAAGAAGGTGTTGGACAAACAATAGCATGTGCTGCTCATGCTTGTGACATTTTAGTCGATGATGCCAGTGTTATGCGCCTTGTCAAAGATTccaaagttaaattaaaatatcaacaTTTAATTACCAATAGCTTTGTCGAA tGCAATAGGTTATTGAGATGGTGTCCTTCCCCCGATTGCAATAACGCCATTAAAGTGCAGTATGTAGAAGCAAGACCAGTTACTTGTAAATGTGGACATATCTTTTGTTTCCACTGCGGTGAAAATTGGCATGACCCAGTCAAATGTCATTTGCTTCGTAAGTGGATTAAAAAGTGTGACGATGATTCTGAAACATCAAACTGGATTGCTGCTAACACAAAAGAATGCCCGAAATGTAACGTCACGATCGAAAAAGATGGAGGGTGCAATCACATGGTTTGCAAAAATCAGAATTGTAAAACTGAATTTTGTTGGGTATGTCTTGGACCTTGGGAGCCACATGGTTCTAGTTGGTACAATTGTAACCGTTATGATGAAGAGGAAGCTAAAGTCGCCAGGGACGCGCAAGAAAAATCGAGATCAGCTTtacaaagatatttattttattgcaatagaTATATGAATCATATGCAATCGCTAAAGtttgaaagtaaattatatgccagtgtaaaagaaaaaatggaagaaATGCAACAACATAATATGTCATGGATCGAG gtgcaatttttaaaaaaagcagTTGATATTTTGTGTTCCTGTAGACAGACTCTCATGTATACTTACGTTTTTgcttattacgtaaaaaagaataatcagTCTGTGATTTTTGAGGATAACCAAAAGGATTTGGAGAGTGCCACAGAGTGCCTCTCCGAATATCTTGAAAGAGATATCACAAGCGAAAATCTTGCGGACATTAAACAAAAGGTTCAGGATAAATATAG atATTGCGATAGTCGAAGAAAAGTGCTTTTAGAACATGTCCATGAAGGGTACGAGAAGGAATGGTGGGATTATAAGGAATAG
- the LOC139101792 gene encoding bcl-2-like protein 1 — translation MAGDDGTTTNNEILEVEGGEEGQDTSARGELHSRVGGILECDPPGNRNSSSERAAVAVASNEDGVCRYAVGAANRAMSFFEMCQIRLQYLFPQLGPPPRYNIHDDSIESTAEILAHDVIRYLLKEDIYLISQDPVSRSMRHNVYQMLNKHSILFTSMVNRLNVVPDTAYETFMGVANELFLHGVITWARIVCLYAFMGRLALWARDRRMHSLKKKLPLYVSRYVGENITHFIKGYGGWEQLCVEYPVAEEVSGAVWRSLLMTGATLGLIATILSVTS, via the exons ATGGCCGGCGACGACGGGACAACGACGAACAATGAGATCCTCGAGGTGGAGGGTGGGGAGGAGGGGCAGGATACGTCAGCGCGCGGGGAGCTGCATTCCAGAGTGGGCGGCATTCTGGAATGCGATCCCCCCGGTAACAGGAATTCGTCGAGCGAgcgagccgccgtcgccgttgcCAGCAACGAGGACGGTGTCTGCCGATATGCGGTCGGCGCTGCTAACCGCGCTATGTCTTTCTTCGAGATGTGCCAG ATTCGACTCCAGTATCTTTTCCCGCAACTGGGCCCACCTCCACGCTACAACATTCACGACGACTCTATAGAATCAACGGCGGAAATTCTGGCCCATGACGTAATACGGTACTTGCTGAAGGAAGATATCTATCTTATATCCCAGGACCCAGTTTCTCGCAGCATGAGGCACAACGTTTATCAAATGCTCAACAAGCATAGCATTCTGTTCACGAGTATGGTGAACCGTTTGAACGTCGTCCCGGATACCGCTTATGAAACGTTTATGGGGGTCGCTAACGAGCTGTTTTTACATGGCGTTATCACATGGGCTAGGATCGTCTGTTTGTACGCTTTTATGGGCAGATTGGCCTTATGGGCCAGGGACAGAAGAATGCACAgccttaaaaagaaattgccgTTATACGTCTCGAGATACGTTGGTGAAAACATAACTCACTTTATCAAGGGTTACGGCGGATGG GAGCAATTATGCGTGGAGTATCCCGTGGCGGAAGAAGTCAGCGGTGCAGTTTGGCGGAGCTTGCTAATGACAGGAGCGACTCTTGGTTTAATTGCTACGATTTTGTCGGTAACTTCCTGA
- the Pez gene encoding tyrosine-protein phosphatase non-receptor type 14: protein MPFKFHLKKSRQYNVVSKNQYVICVQLLDATSIECTLSIDSIGQECLDNVTQRLVLGQPEYFSLRYICRSTSSLRWIDMDKPLKRQLEKDAKSFTLYLRVMYYIVDAQLIQDEMTRFHYYLQLKNDVLENKIHCNYRQACILASYSMQAEFGNYSPERHTLEYLQQCTFFPNDVGKTDPSGQDSLLHTAICQYKGLINMTQATAEELYISIAMQLEGYGTETFTAKDNSNNKVILGISINGIMVAYPNTQATQFYRWKDISNVINQKKTFRIEYKLEDAKQFVFTESREAKYIWRLCIAQHLFYIQYQERRPQERSSGCCDNDTNDSSEQAVSVHSDNYGHRTSDTHTRWTSYNDLSIPSPCPVVSVSSTDINSLQALLPSYRPAPDYETAIQMKYNNGGNAPQPYYANQSAIVGSDISCLLGVNRNRY, encoded by the exons ATGCCATTCAAATTCCATTTGAAAAAAAGCAGGCAGTACAACGTTGTGTCCAAGAATCAGTACGTAATTTGTGTGCAATTGTTAGATGCCACTTCAATAGAATGCACTCTAAGTATCGACAGTATTGGCCAAGAGTGCTTGGACAATGTGACACAACGCTTAGTATTGGGCCAGCCTGAATATTTTAGCTTGCGCTATATTTGCCGCAGCACGTCATCCCTTCGATGGATAGACATGGACAAGCCTTTAAAAAGGCAGCTCGAAAAGGATGCTAAAAGCTTTACTCTTTATTTAAGAGTCATGTACTACATTGTGGATGCACAACTAATTCAAGATGAAATGACAAG atttcATTATTACCTTCAACTAAAAAATGACGTGCTTGAGAACAAAATACATTGTAATTATAGACAAGCTTGCATATTGGCGAGCTATTCTATGCAGGCTGAATTCGGCAATTATAGTCCAGAGAGGCACACTCTGGAATATCTCCAGCAGTGCACTTTCTTCCCAAAT GATGTAGGCAAAACAGACCCAAGTGGACAAGACTCACTGTTACATACAGCAATATGTCAGTATAAGGGTCTTATTAATATGACACAAGCTACTGCAGAAGAATTATACATCTCAATTGCTATGCAATTGGAGGGATATGGTACTGAAACGTTTACTGCCAAG gataacagtaataataaagttatacTTGGAATTTCTATCAATGGAATTATGGTAGCTTACCCCAATACTCAAGCAACACAATTTTACag gtGGAAAGATATCAGTAATGTCATAAATCAAAAGAAAACGTTTAGAATAGAATATAAGCTAGAAGACGCGAAACAATTTGTATTTACCGAGTCGCGTGAAGCGAAATATATATGGAGACTGTGTATAGctcaacatttattttacatacagTATCAGGAACGCCGCCCACAAGAAAGATCCAGTGGCTGTTGT gATAATGATACAAACGATTCTAGTGAACAAGCGGTGTCCGTGCATTCTGATAACTACGGACATCGAACTTCAGACACGCATACACGATGGACAAGCTATAATGATCTTTCAATACCGTCACCATGTCCTGTTGTATCTGTTTCGTCAACTGATATAAATAGTTTGCAAGCGTTATTGCCATCGTATAGACCAGCGCCCGATTATGAAACGGCGATCCAAATGAAATATAACAATGGTGGAAATGCTCCTCAGCCTTATTATGCAAATCAGTCCGCAATAGTTGGCTCAGATATTTCGTGCCTTCTGGGAGTTAATCGCAATAGGTATTAA
- the LOC139101655 gene encoding synaptic vesicle glycoprotein 2B — protein sequence MVEGEPGTKRNIKCDVKDERLNGCGSKELELACIGLKGKALDPEKGSYVQADFEKAIELSEYGKFHYFLLAVCGFVSTSEEMDVISMSFILPSAQCDLKLDTQAKGWLNSIIFIGMMAGAYAWGSIADALGRRKVLIAISFMNALCIVASSFSQTYELFMLFRFLNGAALGGSGPVIWSYFAEFQPKSKRGSMLSFMAAFWTLGNLFVAGLAWLIIPREMGFTSSTFTYNSWRIFLLICAIPSFVVTGLLLLLPESPKYLLSSGKYEEALEIFRKIYVINTGKPRESYTVKELILDDFHESNSVKAEVEEKSKCKTMLGDIVENSRQLFITPILRFTIISIVINFTFHIGYYGLMMWFPELFNRFDEFHRDQPGVVASICQVTDYVVNKGSHSDENVCTDKIGASVFMESLITVASAIPANIIAVLGMDRLGRKFFLVFSTFSSGLCSIGLYFVYNKYQNLTVSAIFSGAISCGNAALDCLITEVFPTQLRATGIAISMVAARLGGIIGNIVIAQLLDMYCPAPTFIVAALLIGGGLLCLFLPNTTREPLS from the exons ATGGTAGAAGGTGAACCCGGCACAAAGCGCAATATCA AGTGTGATGTAAAAGACGAGCGGCTAAACGGTTGCGGTTCCAAGGAACTCGAACTTGCCT GTATCGGATTAAAGGGCAAAGCACTCGATCCAGAAAAAGGATCCTATGTTCAAGCCGATTTTGAAAAGGCCATTGAATTAAGCG AATATGGCAAGTTTCACTACTTCCTGCTCGCTGTGTGCGGTTTCGTCAGCACGAGCGAGGAGATGGACGTGATCTCCATGTCCTTCATCCTGCCGAGTGCGCAATGTGATCTGAAACTCGATACTCAAGCGAAGGGATGGCTCAACTCGATTATCTTCATCGGGATGATGGCCGGGGCGTACGCCTGGGGCTCCATCGCGGACGCCCTCGGTCGTCGGAAGGTCCTGATCGCCATCTCCTTCATGAACGCTCTGTGCATCGTCGCCTCCAGCTTCAGCCAGACATACGAGCTCTTCATGCTGTTCCGTTTCCTGAACGGCGCGGC GCTAGGAGGCAGCGGACCGGTCATCTGGTCGTACTTCGCTGAATTTCAGCCGAAGTCCAAGCGTGGCTCTATGTTATCGTTTATGGCGGCCTTCTGGACACTGGGGAACCTTTTCGTGGCcg GATTGGCGTGGTTGATCATTCCTAGAGAAATGGGTTTCACGAGCTCGACGTTCACGTACAACTCCTGGCGAATTTTCTTGCTGATCTGCGCTATTCCATCGTTCGTCGTAACGGGGTTGCTTCTGCTACTCCCCGAGTCCCCCAAGTATCTTCTGTCTTCCGGAAAATACGAGGAGGCGCTCGAAATCTTTCGTAAGATATATGTCATCAATACCGGCAAGCCGCGCGAATCTTACACG GTAAAAGAATTGATCCTCGACGACTTTCATGAATCGAACTCGGTGAAAGCCGAGGTCGAAGAGAAGAGCAAGTGCAAGACTATGTTGGGTGACATCGTGGAAAACAGTAGACAACTATTCATAACTCCCATCCTTCGCTTCACAATAATATCAATCGTTATTAACTTTACCTTTCACATCGGCTACTACGGTCTGATGATGTGGTTCCCGGAGCTGTTTAACCGTTTCGACGAGTTCCATCGCGATCAGCCGGGCGTGGTGGCCTCGATCTGCCAGGTCACCGATTACGTCGTTAACAAGGGCTCGCACAGCGACGAGAACGTTTGCACCGACAAAATCGGGGCGTCCGTCTTCATGGAGTCTCTTATCACGGTAGCATCTGCCATCCCTGCAAATATCATCGCTGTTTTAGGAATGGATCGACTTGGGCGTAAATTTTTTCTAG tgTTCAGCACGTTTTCATCGGGGTTGTGCTCAATCGGGTTATACTTCGTGTATAACAAATATCAGAATTTAACCGTGTCGGCTATCTTCAGCGGCGCGATAAGTTGCGGTAATGCAGCGCTGGACTGTCTCATCACCGAGGTGTTTCCGACGCAGCTGCGTGCAACCGGGATCGCCATATCGATGGTCGCCGCCCGCCTTGGCGGGATAATTGGTAATATTGTCATAGCCCAACTGCTGGATATGTATTGTCCAGCACCGACATTCATAGTGGCTGCTCTTCTAATCG GAGGAGGCTTGCTGTGTTTATTCCTACCGAACACAACGCGCGAACCACTTTCCTGA